A stretch of Candidatus Purcelliella pentastirinorum DNA encodes these proteins:
- the recB gene encoding exodeoxyribonuclease V subunit beta, protein MLNIFNIPLKGKILIESSAGTGKTFTIIITYIRLILGINTKNLYKKPLSVKKILILTYTNYGSLEIKKKIYENINILLRSCIEKKCSNDILLKIFKKIKNFKTSIKILLKAKKQINNAPICTIHVFCKKILETYALELSIPFKYKLLKNKSILHEQSVINFWRKYFYKLEFNIVKYIIYKIKTPKNLSKIISPWLDGELPRFENIQIKKESILSKKFQEIIKTIEKIKTEWNKNKNKIISIILSSKVNKKIYNKKNLLIWFDKVTDWVYDKNTIEFMPKILKYFRISIINKNQEIKKINKYKVFHFIEELFNKEISLYYHIISFAIIKTREIIKKEKINKNLISFDDLISIINTSIKNKNFEKISKKINKDYPVTIIDEFQDTDYCQYKIFDNIYNKKKKFTLLLVGDPKQAIYDFRNADIFSYIKITSKISKKFNLITNWRSSPSIVENINKIFSIKKNPFVLDMILFTQSKYNKKNSNLSFLLNKKKQPAIKIWYIKNNELNYFNNKILIAQKCAYEICSWLKYSKKNKSCIVNKIKISKPLCASDIAILVKNNKEAKIICKIFKKNNLQTFYLSNNNNVYSTIEAKEILLILKTIINPENINILKSSLVTNIINFNIFELSKIEKNKNLYYTFIKKFKFYYEIWKKFGIISLFNMILSDFNIIKKNNIIHNDEQKIINILHIGELLHKIYYETHNTNNIINYLEKRINNTEKTKKNEQIRYNNINNKIKVMTIHKSKGLEFPIVWIPFITNNNKINRNIYHDRNNFNKILNLQKNKKKLIEEEILSENIRKFYVALTRAICNCNIIIISTKKKKEINLNNQNELNYLINDKNELNFKKNLINFQKKFSKNKINISYFKNKKNINYNEENLIKKKEKIYYLKHILKNDTLINSFSSIKKEKLKNKNLYIKNNIKKNKILTPHNFPRGKYYGNFLHKLLENIDFNKPLNYNFINKIIKNIELNKNWTPIIISWLKNILNKKLNKKNICLSKIKKNEYKKELRFYIKIKKNITKKIFNKIICCYDNISSKSTKLKFNKLSGILTGSIDMIFNWQNKYYLIDYKSNWLGYSDKSYSQIKLKNTIIQYRYDLQYNIYALALHKYLKQKIKNYKFKTNFGGIFYLFIRGINNNNKNGIFFKKIKFDFINEFNNFFK, encoded by the coding sequence ATGTTAAATATTTTTAATATTCCATTAAAAGGTAAAATTCTAATAGAGTCATCCGCTGGTACCGGAAAAACTTTTACAATAATTATTACATATATTAGATTAATTTTAGGAATAAATACAAAAAATTTGTATAAAAAACCACTATCAGTAAAAAAAATTTTAATTTTAACTTATACAAACTATGGAAGTTTAGAAATTAAAAAAAAAATATACGAAAATATAAATATTTTATTAAGATCTTGTATTGAAAAAAAGTGTTCAAATGATATATTATTAAAAATTTTTAAAAAAATAAAAAATTTTAAAACTAGTATAAAAATACTATTAAAAGCTAAAAAACAAATAAATAACGCACCAATTTGTACAATACATGTCTTTTGTAAAAAAATATTAGAAACATACGCATTAGAATTAAGTATACCATTTAAATATAAATTATTAAAAAATAAATCTATTCTACATGAACAATCAGTAATAAATTTTTGGAGAAAATATTTTTATAAACTAGAATTTAATATAGTTAAATATATTATATATAAAATTAAAACTCCTAAAAATTTATCAAAAATAATTTCACCCTGGCTAGATGGCGAACTTCCAAGATTTGAAAATATACAAATAAAAAAAGAATCAATATTATCAAAAAAATTTCAAGAAATAATAAAAACCATTGAAAAAATTAAAACAGAATGGAATAAAAATAAAAATAAAATAATTTCAATAATATTATCTTCAAAAGTAAATAAAAAAATATACAATAAAAAGAATTTATTAATTTGGTTTGATAAAGTAACAGATTGGGTTTACGACAAAAATACTATCGAATTTATGCCTAAAATATTAAAATATTTTAGGATAAGTATAATTAATAAAAATCAAGAAATAAAAAAAATAAATAAATATAAAGTATTTCATTTTATTGAGGAATTATTCAATAAAGAAATTTCATTGTACTATCATATAATATCGTTTGCAATTATAAAAACTCGTGAAATAATAAAAAAAGAAAAAATAAATAAAAATTTAATCTCATTTGATGATCTAATAAGTATTATTAATACATCAATAAAAAATAAAAATTTTGAAAAAATATCTAAAAAAATAAATAAGGATTATCCAGTAACTATAATTGATGAATTTCAAGATACTGATTATTGTCAGTACAAAATATTTGATAATATATATAATAAAAAAAAAAAATTTACTTTATTACTAGTAGGTGATCCAAAACAAGCAATTTATGATTTTAGAAATGCAGATATATTTTCTTATATAAAAATAACATCTAAAATATCTAAAAAATTTAATTTAATAACAAATTGGAGATCTTCCCCTTCAATAGTTGAAAATATTAATAAAATATTTTCAATAAAAAAAAACCCCTTTGTATTAGATATGATACTTTTTACACAATCTAAATATAATAAAAAAAATTCAAATTTATCATTTTTATTAAATAAAAAAAAACAACCAGCAATAAAAATTTGGTATATAAAAAATAACGAATTAAATTATTTTAATAATAAAATATTAATAGCTCAAAAATGCGCATATGAGATATGTTCGTGGTTAAAATATAGCAAAAAAAATAAATCCTGTATAGTAAATAAAATAAAAATATCAAAGCCACTATGTGCATCTGATATAGCAATTTTAGTAAAAAATAATAAGGAAGCAAAAATAATATGTAAAATATTTAAAAAAAATAATTTACAAACATTTTATCTATCTAATAATAATAATGTATACTCAACAATTGAAGCTAAAGAAATATTATTAATTTTAAAAACAATAATAAACCCGGAGAATATTAATATATTAAAAAGTAGCCTTGTAACAAACATAATAAATTTTAATATATTTGAATTAAGTAAAATAGAAAAAAATAAAAACTTATATTATACATTTATTAAAAAATTTAAATTTTATTATGAAATTTGGAAAAAATTTGGAATAATATCATTATTCAACATGATATTATCAGATTTTAATATAATTAAAAAAAACAATATCATTCATAATGATGAACAAAAAATAATAAATATTTTACATATTGGAGAATTATTACATAAAATTTATTATGAAACTCATAATACAAATAATATAATTAATTATCTTGAAAAAAGAATAAATAATACTGAAAAAACAAAAAAGAATGAACAAATTAGATATAATAATATAAATAATAAAATTAAAGTAATGACAATTCATAAATCTAAAGGACTAGAATTTCCAATTGTATGGATTCCATTCATTACAAATAATAATAAAATTAATAGAAATATTTATCATGACAGAAATAACTTTAATAAAATTTTAAATTTACAAAAAAATAAAAAAAAATTAATTGAAGAAGAGATATTATCAGAAAATATTAGAAAATTTTATGTAGCATTAACAAGAGCTATATGTAATTGTAATATAATAATAATATCAACCAAAAAAAAAAAGGAAATAAACCTTAATAATCAAAATGAATTAAACTATTTAATAAATGATAAAAATGAATTGAATTTTAAAAAAAATTTAATTAATTTTCAAAAAAAATTCTCAAAAAATAAAATTAATATTTCCTATTTTAAAAATAAAAAAAATATAAATTACAATGAAGAAAACTTGATAAAAAAAAAGGAAAAAATATATTATTTAAAACATATATTAAAAAATGACACATTAATAAATAGTTTTTCTAGTATAAAAAAAGAAAAATTAAAAAATAAAAATTTATACATAAAAAACAATATTAAAAAAAATAAAATTTTAACTCCCCATAATTTCCCTAGAGGAAAATACTACGGGAACTTTTTACATAAATTATTGGAAAATATAGATTTTAATAAACCATTAAATTATAATTTCATTAATAAAATAATTAAAAACATAGAATTAAATAAAAATTGGACACCAATTATTATTAGTTGGTTAAAAAATATATTAAACAAAAAATTAAATAAAAAAAATATATGTCTATCAAAAATAAAAAAAAATGAATACAAAAAAGAATTAAGATTTTATATAAAAATAAAAAAAAATATTACAAAAAAAATATTTAATAAAATAATATGCTGTTACGACAATATATCTTCAAAATCCACAAAATTAAAATTTAATAAATTATCAGGAATATTAACTGGTTCTATTGATATGATATTTAATTGGCAAAATAAATATTACTTGATTGACTATAAATCAAATTGGTTGGGATACAGCGATAAATCATATTCTCAAATTAAATTAAAAAATACGATAATACAATATAGATATGATTTACAATATAATATATATGCATTAGCATTACATAAATATTTAAAACAAAAAATAAAAAATTATAAATTTAAAACAAATTTTGGAGGAATATTTTATTTATTTATTAGAGGTATAAACAATAATAATAAAAATGGTATTTTTTTTAAAAAAATAAAATTTGATTTTATAAATGAATTTAATAATTTTTTTAAGTAA
- the recD gene encoding exodeoxyribonuclease V subunit alpha, whose product MLKNISNIIKLFLKNKIITENNLNFAKIILKKKVKLLILTIATLHAEMKQGSSCLPIEKLLKKIKKQILKNKRKKITKINILKSLLKFNIVSIYNEKKITPIIIFNNKIYLYKIWKMENKIAKFLNINKKNNYINYKKLKININNLFNKTDKHLKIAAKLALTKKITFIMGGPGTGKTTLIKKIIILLLYNAKKKINIKLATPTGKSAAKLTEEINKKIKNKKIIIKNKKCIPKQAYTIHTLIGLNYYKNKIYYKKENTLNIDVLIIDESSMLDMQVISNIISAIQTKTQIIFIGDKDQLDPIGIGNILSDIYKLKKNKQNISYIIHKKNFNKNYKSNMLCNNIYMLKKNYRFKKNSGIAKIAKAINSNNMVKVKSLLNSGLKDIKLININKKNNYSILIHKFIKIYKKILNMLKNKKPIINIINYLNKHQLLCALKKGNFGTKKINYDIKLILIEKKLINYKNKMKKWYIGQPIIITKNDYNLKIYNGNIGIILLDKNKKPNIFFKKKQKDIKKIPIEFIKHYKSAWSITVHKAQGSEFEKVSLILPNEHIPILNKKLIYTAITRAKKKMIIYTNKKTLYKSIQYYTKRNTGLIEQINYLYKK is encoded by the coding sequence ATGTTAAAAAATATTTCAAATATAATAAAATTATTTTTAAAAAATAAAATAATAACAGAAAATAATCTAAATTTTGCAAAAATTATCCTAAAAAAAAAAGTAAAACTACTTATTCTTACTATTGCAACATTACATGCTGAAATGAAACAAGGTAGTTCATGTTTACCAATAGAAAAATTATTAAAAAAAATTAAAAAACAAATACTAAAAAATAAAAGAAAAAAAATAACAAAAATAAATATTTTAAAATCATTACTAAAATTTAATATAGTAAGTATATACAATGAAAAAAAAATAACTCCAATAATTATATTTAATAATAAAATATATTTATACAAGATATGGAAAATGGAAAATAAAATAGCCAAATTTTTAAATATAAATAAAAAAAATAATTATATAAATTACAAAAAACTAAAAATTAATATAAATAATTTATTCAATAAAACTGATAAACATCTAAAAATAGCTGCAAAACTTGCACTAACTAAAAAAATAACTTTTATAATGGGAGGTCCTGGTACAGGAAAAACAACACTAATAAAAAAGATAATAATATTATTATTATATAATGCCAAAAAAAAAATTAATATAAAATTAGCCACTCCTACTGGCAAATCAGCCGCTAAATTAACAGAAGAAATAAACAAAAAAATAAAAAACAAAAAAATAATAATAAAAAATAAAAAATGTATTCCCAAACAAGCATATACTATACATACATTAATAGGCTTAAATTATTATAAAAATAAAATTTATTATAAAAAAGAAAATACATTAAATATAGATGTATTAATTATTGATGAATCATCTATGCTAGATATGCAAGTTATATCAAATATAATTTCAGCCATACAAACTAAAACACAAATAATCTTTATAGGAGATAAGGATCAATTAGATCCTATAGGAATAGGTAATATATTATCAGATATATATAAATTAAAAAAAAATAAACAAAATATATCATATATTATACACAAAAAAAATTTTAATAAAAATTATAAATCTAATATGCTATGTAATAATATATATATGTTAAAAAAAAATTATCGTTTTAAAAAAAATTCTGGTATAGCAAAAATAGCTAAAGCAATAAATTCAAACAATATGGTTAAAGTAAAAAGTTTATTAAATTCAGGCCTTAAAGATATAAAATTAATAAATATAAATAAAAAAAATAATTATTCAATATTAATACATAAATTTATTAAAATTTACAAAAAAATTCTAAATATGTTAAAAAATAAAAAACCTATAATTAATATAATAAATTATTTGAATAAACATCAATTACTATGTGCACTAAAAAAAGGAAATTTTGGAACAAAAAAAATAAATTATGATATCAAATTAATTCTAATAGAAAAGAAATTAATAAATTATAAAAATAAAATGAAAAAATGGTACATAGGTCAGCCTATAATAATAACAAAAAACGATTATAATTTAAAAATATACAATGGAAATATAGGTATCATTTTATTGGATAAGAATAAAAAACCTAATATTTTTTTCAAAAAAAAACAAAAAGATATCAAAAAAATACCCATAGAATTTATAAAACATTACAAATCAGCATGGTCTATTACAGTACATAAAGCACAAGGATCAGAATTTGAAAAAGTAAGCTTGATATTACCAAATGAACATATACCAATATTAAACAAAAAACTAATATATACAGCAATTACAAGAGCAAAAAAAAAAATGATAATATATACAAATAAAAAAACCTTATACAAATCAATACAATATTATACAAAAAGAAATACTGGTTTAATCGAACAAATAAATTATTTATATAAAAAATAA